A genomic window from Glaciihabitans sp. INWT7 includes:
- a CDS encoding ABC transporter permease — MTINEVTAKKDQPVAGAGSAVPEPPRATPGQRFRLGVRKIVGAREATLAGVVVLLVVYLSFASPYFLTAGNLTVVGRQIALALIISVGKTFVILIGGIDLSVGSTVALVSVLTGEFMVTVGIPPALAVLLALLGGAVVGLINGVINAYVGIPSFVVTLGMLAVARGLSLGITSGSTISGFPPEFLNLGQGSALGIPIPVWVAVVIAVVAHLVLTRTTFGRHIYFVGSNEEAAKLSGIRVRRVKIAVFVISASLASVSGILETARLSVGQPAAGNGYELLAIGAAVIGGASLFGGVGGILGTALGTSLLLLIQNALILLGISAYWQQVFSGVIIVAAVALNMWRRQRK; from the coding sequence ATGACTATCAACGAAGTGACCGCCAAGAAGGACCAGCCCGTGGCCGGCGCCGGTTCGGCAGTGCCGGAGCCGCCGCGCGCGACGCCGGGCCAGAGATTCCGCCTCGGAGTCCGCAAGATCGTCGGGGCACGCGAAGCGACCCTCGCCGGCGTAGTCGTGCTCCTCGTCGTCTACCTCTCCTTCGCGTCGCCGTACTTCCTCACGGCGGGCAACCTCACCGTCGTGGGGCGGCAGATCGCGCTCGCGCTGATCATCAGTGTGGGAAAGACCTTCGTCATCCTCATCGGCGGAATCGACCTCTCCGTGGGATCAACGGTCGCGCTGGTCAGTGTGCTCACCGGCGAGTTCATGGTCACCGTCGGCATCCCCCCGGCGCTCGCCGTCCTCCTCGCGCTGTTAGGAGGGGCTGTGGTGGGGCTGATCAACGGAGTCATCAATGCCTACGTCGGCATACCCTCGTTCGTCGTCACGCTCGGGATGCTCGCGGTTGCCCGCGGGCTGAGCCTCGGCATCACCAGCGGGTCCACGATCAGCGGTTTCCCGCCGGAGTTCCTCAACCTCGGTCAGGGTTCTGCGCTCGGCATTCCCATTCCGGTGTGGGTGGCAGTGGTGATCGCGGTCGTCGCACACCTGGTGCTGACCCGCACAACCTTCGGTCGACACATCTACTTCGTCGGCTCCAATGAGGAGGCGGCCAAGCTCTCGGGCATCCGCGTTCGCCGGGTCAAGATCGCGGTCTTCGTCATCTCGGCTTCGCTCGCCTCGGTGTCGGGAATCCTCGAGACCGCCCGTCTCAGCGTGGGACAGCCCGCGGCCGGAAACGGTTATGAGCTGCTCGCGATCGGCGCCGCGGTGATCGGTGGCGCCAGCCTCTTCGGCGGCGTCGGGGGTATCCTCGGCACCGCGCTCGGAACCTCACTTCTGCTCCTCATCCAGAACGCGCTGATCCTCCTCGGCATCTCGGCCTACTGGCAGCAGGTGTTCAGCGGAGTGATAATCGTCGCCGCTGTCGCCCTCAATATGTGGCGTCGTCAGCGCAAATAG
- a CDS encoding NAD(P)-dependent oxidoreductase, whose amino-acid sequence MKVVITGAHGKVGRAATQALLDAGHDVLATDLSRPGFERREEGSARYMMADLTDAGEAFAVVRGADAVVHVAAIPEPTGNPAHVVFRTNLMATFNVLEAAVRFGVKRFVNISSETVPGFFFPERPFLPDYAPVDELHPAHPQDPYALTKHFGEQLMNAAVERSDIRAISIRPSWVQNEGNYEQNLGPQVRDASVLSPNLWSYIDAYDLADAIVLATESELPGHEVFYIASPDNVGGHDFAEVLHQYYGDKIELRELDRVDASGISSAKAQRMLGWTPKRSWRDYLDADGRAIAK is encoded by the coding sequence ATGAAGGTAGTCATCACCGGCGCACACGGCAAGGTCGGCCGCGCCGCCACCCAGGCGCTCCTCGACGCAGGTCACGACGTGCTCGCCACCGACCTCTCACGCCCCGGATTCGAAAGGCGCGAGGAGGGCTCGGCGCGCTACATGATGGCCGACCTCACCGATGCAGGCGAGGCCTTCGCCGTCGTGCGTGGCGCCGATGCGGTCGTGCATGTCGCCGCCATCCCCGAGCCGACCGGCAACCCGGCACACGTGGTCTTCCGCACCAACCTGATGGCGACCTTCAATGTGCTCGAGGCGGCGGTGCGTTTCGGCGTGAAGCGGTTCGTGAACATCTCGAGCGAGACCGTGCCCGGGTTCTTCTTCCCCGAGCGTCCCTTCCTCCCGGACTACGCGCCGGTGGACGAGCTGCACCCGGCCCACCCGCAGGATCCCTATGCGCTCACCAAGCACTTCGGCGAGCAATTGATGAACGCGGCGGTCGAGCGCAGTGACATCCGTGCCATCTCGATCCGCCCGAGCTGGGTGCAGAACGAGGGGAACTACGAGCAGAACCTCGGCCCGCAGGTTCGCGATGCCTCGGTGCTCAGCCCCAACCTGTGGAGCTACATCGACGCCTACGACCTCGCCGATGCCATCGTGCTCGCCACCGAGTCGGAGCTTCCGGGCCACGAGGTGTTCTACATCGCCTCGCCCGACAACGTCGGCGGCCACGACTTCGCCGAGGTATTGCACCAGTACTACGGCGACAAGATCGAACTGCGTGAGCTCGACCGGGTCGACGCCTCCGGCATCTCCAGCGCGAAGGCGCAGCGGATGCTCGGCTGGACGCCGAAGCGTTCCTGGCGTGACTACCTCGACGCCGACGGTCGGGCCATCGCCAAATGA
- the rbsD gene encoding D-ribose pyranase, whose protein sequence is MKRTSGIINPQLSRVIAECGHTDALVVADAGLPIPLGVERIDLAYRAGSPAFLDILDSVLAEFIVERAVISGEMETESPGMLAAVKERLDQFGVSVEAVPHGEFKALTRDARAIVRTGEYTPYSNVMLFSGAPF, encoded by the coding sequence ATGAAGCGCACCAGCGGGATCATCAATCCGCAACTGTCGCGAGTGATCGCGGAATGCGGCCACACGGATGCCCTCGTCGTCGCCGATGCCGGGTTGCCGATCCCCCTGGGAGTCGAACGCATCGATCTCGCGTACCGGGCCGGATCGCCGGCATTCCTCGACATCCTCGATTCGGTGCTCGCAGAGTTCATCGTCGAGCGAGCGGTGATCTCCGGCGAGATGGAGACGGAGAGCCCGGGGATGCTCGCTGCGGTGAAGGAACGCCTCGATCAATTCGGGGTCTCGGTCGAGGCGGTGCCTCACGGAGAGTTCAAGGCTCTCACCCGGGACGCCCGCGCGATCGTGCGCACCGGCGAGTACACGCCGTACTCGAATGTGATGCTCTTCTCCGGCGCTCCCTTCTAG
- a CDS encoding MarR family winged helix-turn-helix transcriptional regulator produces MIGQLTRRLRSARGGLSHSLLSALVSVAKHGPIRLAELAQVELVSAPSITRLVAELEAKELVSRTTDPADGRASLIKVTDAGLEAVQVARRVRQQIVAELLEPLSAEEVAAIEAALPALERMVELR; encoded by the coding sequence GTGATCGGCCAGCTCACCCGCCGACTGCGGTCGGCACGGGGCGGGCTCAGCCACAGCCTGCTGTCTGCGCTGGTGTCGGTGGCGAAACACGGTCCGATCCGCCTCGCCGAGCTTGCGCAGGTTGAGCTGGTCTCCGCTCCGAGCATCACCCGTCTGGTCGCCGAACTCGAAGCCAAGGAACTGGTCTCGCGCACGACGGATCCGGCCGACGGTCGCGCCTCACTGATCAAGGTGACGGATGCTGGGCTCGAGGCCGTGCAGGTGGCGCGGAGGGTGCGCCAGCAGATCGTCGCCGAACTGCTCGAGCCGCTGTCTGCCGAGGAGGTCGCCGCGATCGAGGCGGCGCTCCCGGCGCTCGAACGGATGGTCGAGCTGCGCTGA
- a CDS encoding MFS transporter, which produces MPVTGVGAQRRDLETEEIVGQKTVKTRTGMFNKDHPNYRWIALSNTTLGILMATINGSIVLISLPAIFTGIKLNPLEPGNVSYLLWMLTGYILVTAVLVVSFGRLGDLYGRVKIYNLGFVIFTISAIFLVFDPFTGGQGALWLIGWRVVQAVGGSMLFANSTAILTDAFPIERRGFALGINQVAGIAGTFLGLIVGGVLAEIDWHAVFVVSVPFGILGTIWSYKSLREVGTRATGKVDWPGNIVFAIGLVALLTGITYGIQPYGDSSTGWLNPWVLTGIIGGIAFLIGFVFLELHTTDPMFNMRLFRIRAFAWGNFAGLLASISRGGLQFMLIIWLQGIWLPLHGYSYESTPLWAGIYLLPLTIGFLVSGPVSGSLSDRFGARGFATGGLLLVAATFVALLLIPVDFPYWLFALITFLNGVGSGLFAAPNRTAIMNSVPANQRGAASGMTGTFQNAGNSLSIGIFFSLMIAGLATTLPNALRSGLTAHGVSSTVANQVAATPPVGSLFAAFLGYNPIESILGPTGVLKSLSSSNAAALTGKTFFPQLIADPFHSGLVIVFIAAAVMSVIGAIASLTAGGKYIHEEEPIADELPRGAAATMSNV; this is translated from the coding sequence ATGCCAGTCACTGGCGTGGGCGCTCAACGACGAGACCTGGAGACGGAGGAAATCGTGGGGCAGAAGACCGTGAAGACGAGAACCGGGATGTTCAACAAAGACCACCCGAACTACCGGTGGATTGCACTGAGCAACACCACCCTCGGCATCCTGATGGCCACCATCAACGGGTCGATCGTGCTGATCTCGCTCCCGGCCATCTTCACCGGGATCAAGCTGAACCCGCTCGAGCCCGGCAACGTCAGCTACCTGCTCTGGATGCTGACCGGGTACATCCTCGTCACGGCAGTGCTCGTCGTGAGCTTCGGCCGGCTCGGTGACCTCTACGGCCGCGTGAAGATCTACAACCTCGGCTTCGTCATCTTCACGATCTCCGCGATCTTCCTCGTGTTCGACCCCTTCACCGGTGGGCAGGGCGCCCTGTGGCTGATCGGATGGCGCGTGGTGCAGGCCGTCGGCGGATCGATGCTGTTCGCCAACTCCACCGCGATCCTCACCGACGCATTCCCGATCGAACGCCGCGGCTTCGCCCTCGGCATCAACCAGGTCGCCGGCATCGCTGGCACCTTCCTCGGGCTCATCGTCGGCGGGGTGCTCGCCGAGATCGACTGGCACGCGGTCTTCGTCGTGAGCGTGCCCTTCGGCATCCTCGGCACGATCTGGTCGTACAAGTCGCTGCGCGAAGTGGGTACCCGGGCCACGGGGAAAGTGGACTGGCCGGGCAACATCGTCTTCGCCATCGGACTCGTCGCGCTGCTCACCGGCATTACCTACGGCATCCAGCCCTACGGCGATTCCTCCACCGGGTGGCTCAACCCGTGGGTGCTCACCGGGATCATCGGCGGAATCGCGTTCCTGATCGGATTCGTGTTCCTCGAGCTGCACACCACGGACCCCATGTTCAACATGCGACTGTTCCGCATCCGGGCTTTTGCCTGGGGCAACTTCGCCGGCCTGCTCGCCTCGATCAGCCGGGGTGGTCTGCAGTTCATGCTGATCATCTGGCTGCAGGGCATCTGGCTGCCCCTCCACGGCTACTCCTACGAGAGCACGCCCCTGTGGGCGGGTATCTACCTGCTTCCCCTCACCATCGGGTTCCTGGTCTCCGGACCGGTGTCGGGATCGCTGTCCGACCGGTTCGGCGCCCGCGGCTTCGCCACCGGAGGACTGCTGCTCGTCGCCGCCACTTTCGTGGCTTTGCTGCTCATCCCGGTGGACTTCCCCTACTGGCTGTTCGCGCTCATCACCTTCCTCAACGGGGTGGGATCCGGCCTCTTCGCGGCCCCCAACCGCACCGCCATCATGAACAGCGTGCCGGCGAACCAGCGTGGCGCGGCATCCGGAATGACCGGCACGTTCCAGAACGCCGGCAACTCGCTGTCGATCGGCATCTTCTTCTCGCTGATGATCGCCGGCCTCGCCACCACCCTGCCGAACGCGCTGCGCTCCGGGCTCACCGCCCACGGGGTCTCGTCTACCGTGGCCAACCAGGTCGCGGCCACTCCCCCGGTCGGAAGCCTGTTCGCCGCCTTCCTCGGCTACAACCCGATCGAATCGATTCTCGGACCGACCGGCGTGCTGAAGTCACTGTCGTCCTCGAACGCGGCCGCGCTCACGGGCAAGACCTTCTTCCCGCAGCTGATCGCGGACCCCTTCCACTCTGGCCTCGTGATCGTCTTCATCGCTGCCGCGGTGATGTCGGTGATCGGCGCGATCGCGTCCCTCACCGCGGGAGGCAAGTACATCCACGAGGAGGAGCCGATTGCCGACGAGCTTCCGCGGGGCGCCGCCGCTACGATGAGCAACGTCTAG
- a CDS encoding PPOX class F420-dependent oxidoreductase yields the protein MTLPTDFTALGDEHFVSLTTFRKSGDAVSTPVWIARDGADLIVTTPAMSGKVKRLRNSPRVELRVCDRLGRVKDGVPVIRGSAAIESGDDVTARLDRIFAAKFKLEYKIFMFIESRGKQGTKDRVLLRITPA from the coding sequence ATGACCCTCCCCACCGACTTCACCGCCCTGGGCGATGAGCACTTCGTTTCGTTGACGACCTTCCGCAAGTCGGGGGATGCGGTCTCCACCCCGGTGTGGATCGCCCGCGACGGCGCCGACCTCATCGTCACGACTCCCGCGATGAGCGGCAAGGTCAAGCGGCTGCGCAACAGTCCGCGTGTGGAGCTGCGTGTCTGTGATCGCCTCGGCCGCGTGAAGGACGGCGTGCCGGTGATAAGGGGAAGCGCCGCCATCGAGTCCGGTGACGACGTCACGGCGAGACTCGACAGGATCTTCGCCGCCAAGTTCAAACTCGAATACAAGATCTTCATGTTCATCGAGAGCCGCGGCAAGCAGGGCACGAAGGATCGCGTGCTTCTGCGGATCACGCCGGCCTGA
- a CDS encoding Gfo/Idh/MocA family protein, which yields MTTDETSNPPAPIRWGILGTGFIAHTQTADLVGCGFTVAAVGSRSQESADAFAAEFGIPVAHGSYEDLVSDPGVDAIYISTPHPFHAENALLALRAGKHVLVEKSFTVTAEQARDVVEAGDAAGLVVMEAMWTRFLPHMLRIREIIAAGTLGDVRTLIADHNQNLPKDPLHRLNNPELGGGALLDLGIYPVSFAFDLFGTPTQVRALAAMTATGVDRQTAILLAFEDDRQAVLHCALDTKGPNTASILGTDGRIDIDTVWYSPTSFTVFDAEGVVIERFESDVSHRGMQYQAWEFERRIREGDHAPAILPAIESVRIMETLDAVRAQIGLSYPGE from the coding sequence ATGACTACGGACGAGACGTCGAACCCACCCGCACCGATTCGCTGGGGCATCCTCGGCACCGGGTTCATCGCCCATACCCAGACTGCGGATCTCGTCGGATGCGGCTTCACCGTCGCGGCGGTGGGATCGCGCTCGCAGGAGTCGGCCGACGCGTTCGCGGCCGAGTTCGGCATCCCCGTTGCACACGGAAGCTATGAAGACCTCGTCTCCGACCCCGGGGTCGACGCGATCTACATCTCGACGCCGCATCCGTTCCATGCCGAGAATGCGCTGCTCGCGCTGCGGGCCGGCAAGCATGTGCTGGTAGAGAAGTCCTTCACTGTCACTGCTGAGCAGGCCCGTGACGTGGTCGAGGCCGGCGACGCCGCCGGGCTCGTGGTGATGGAGGCGATGTGGACCCGTTTTCTGCCCCATATGTTGCGAATTCGAGAGATCATCGCCGCCGGAACCCTCGGCGACGTGCGAACCCTGATCGCCGATCACAACCAGAACCTGCCGAAGGATCCGCTGCACCGCCTCAACAACCCCGAGCTCGGGGGCGGCGCCCTGCTCGATCTGGGTATCTACCCCGTGTCCTTCGCCTTCGACCTCTTCGGCACACCCACGCAGGTGAGGGCGCTGGCGGCGATGACCGCGACCGGTGTCGACCGGCAGACCGCCATCCTGCTCGCATTCGAGGATGACCGGCAGGCCGTGCTGCACTGTGCCCTCGACACCAAGGGCCCGAACACCGCGTCGATACTCGGAACGGATGGCCGGATCGATATCGACACCGTGTGGTATTCGCCCACGAGTTTCACGGTCTTCGATGCCGAGGGTGTGGTGATCGAGCGCTTCGAGAGCGATGTCTCCCATCGTGGCATGCAGTATCAGGCGTGGGAGTTCGAGCGGCGTATCCGGGAGGGCGACCACGCTCCGGCCATCCTTCCGGCGATCGAGAGTGTGCGCATCATGGAGACCCTCGATGCCGTCCGAGCGCAGATCGGCCTCTCCTACCCCGGCGAATAG
- the dacB gene encoding D-alanyl-D-alanine carboxypeptidase/D-alanyl-D-alanine-endopeptidase yields MSDPKDPQLPQPPIDPQTEAPVQPPTAPPSVPLTRREARELEQSGQLPVAASVPPAAEPPAAEPHAAEPPAAEPHAAEPPTAEPPAAEPTVLLPSSGTALFFPSPPIEQPTQLLAATPAPQAAAGAAPPGARGGIFALIAKHPNAWLFSALGVVFVLLATGSVLTGMAVGSGSADASAPGAAAGPSTTPAPTPTRDVPAAIAAATRLRTCSVVAPASDPNLLTFQASVINATTGEVLFDRGGATPSRTASVLKTLTAAAALNVLGPDYQISTKVYAGATPGTVVLVGGGDPTLSALPAGQESVYRGAPKLSDLAAQAQAKSAVPITDIVLDSSFWDPNDNWDPSWERSEQSEGYQPEVTALTVDGGRQNPQKQDSPRSSEPIADAGAAFAADLGISGAEHITTGTAPAGAALLGEVKSQPVRSLVAYMLPVSDNTLGEYLARQTSKVAGNDGSSGSLAQVIPAALTKYGLTTTGVAIRDGSGLSNNNAVPAAFVAQLMAKVSAGQQNLNIIYDALPISGKTGTLASRFTGANAVARGAVNAKTGWIKTEYALAGVVHATDGTTLAFAFYALGAINSRTIPALDTITTAVFKCGNNLSNN; encoded by the coding sequence GTGAGTGACCCGAAGGATCCGCAGCTCCCCCAGCCGCCGATCGATCCCCAGACAGAGGCGCCGGTGCAGCCGCCGACGGCGCCTCCCTCGGTGCCGCTGACCAGACGCGAAGCGCGGGAGCTCGAACAGTCCGGCCAGTTGCCCGTCGCCGCGTCAGTCCCTCCGGCTGCCGAGCCTCCGGCTGCCGAGCCTCACGCTGCCGAGCCTCCCGCCGCCGAGCCTCACGCTGCCGAGCCTCCCACCGCCGAGCCTCCGGCCGCCGAGCCCACCGTGCTTCTCCCCTCCTCCGGCACCGCGCTCTTCTTTCCGTCCCCGCCCATCGAGCAACCGACGCAGTTGCTTGCCGCCACCCCTGCGCCGCAGGCCGCCGCTGGGGCAGCTCCCCCCGGCGCTCGCGGCGGCATCTTCGCGCTCATCGCGAAGCATCCGAATGCCTGGCTGTTCTCGGCTCTGGGCGTCGTCTTCGTCCTCCTGGCCACCGGATCCGTGCTGACCGGCATGGCCGTCGGCTCTGGCTCGGCGGATGCTTCGGCTCCCGGTGCCGCCGCGGGTCCGAGCACGACGCCGGCCCCCACGCCGACCCGGGACGTCCCCGCCGCGATCGCCGCTGCCACCCGGCTGCGCACCTGCTCGGTCGTCGCGCCTGCTTCCGACCCGAACCTCCTCACCTTCCAGGCCTCGGTGATCAACGCCACGACCGGCGAGGTGCTCTTCGATCGTGGGGGCGCCACGCCCTCGCGCACCGCGAGCGTTCTCAAGACCCTCACCGCGGCCGCGGCGCTCAACGTGCTCGGGCCCGACTACCAGATCTCGACCAAGGTGTACGCGGGAGCAACGCCCGGCACGGTAGTGCTCGTCGGTGGCGGCGATCCCACACTGAGCGCGCTACCGGCCGGCCAGGAGAGCGTCTACCGCGGCGCCCCCAAGCTGAGCGATCTGGCCGCCCAGGCTCAGGCGAAGAGCGCGGTGCCGATCACCGACATCGTGCTGGATTCGAGCTTCTGGGATCCGAACGACAACTGGGATCCGAGTTGGGAGCGCAGCGAGCAGTCCGAGGGGTACCAGCCGGAGGTCACCGCGCTCACCGTCGATGGTGGCCGCCAGAATCCCCAGAAGCAGGACAGCCCGCGCAGCAGTGAACCGATCGCGGACGCGGGCGCCGCCTTCGCCGCCGACCTCGGCATCTCGGGAGCCGAACACATCACCACCGGCACGGCACCGGCCGGCGCGGCACTGCTCGGTGAGGTGAAATCTCAACCCGTGCGCTCGCTCGTGGCCTACATGCTGCCGGTCTCCGACAACACCCTCGGCGAATACCTCGCACGCCAGACCTCGAAGGTTGCGGGCAACGACGGATCCTCCGGCTCTCTCGCGCAGGTGATCCCCGCCGCCCTCACCAAGTACGGCCTCACCACCACCGGAGTGGCCATTCGCGACGGATCGGGGCTCAGCAACAACAACGCGGTGCCCGCCGCGTTCGTCGCGCAACTGATGGCCAAGGTGTCCGCGGGCCAGCAGAATCTCAACATCATCTACGACGCGCTGCCCATCTCTGGCAAGACCGGCACCCTCGCCAGTCGGTTCACCGGAGCCAATGCCGTGGCAAGAGGAGCAGTCAACGCGAAGACCGGCTGGATCAAGACCGAGTACGCGCTCGCCGGCGTCGTGCACGCCACCGACGGCACGACCCTCGCGTTCGCGTTCTATGCCCTCGGCGCCATCAACAGTCGCACCATCCCGGCGCTCGACACGATCACCACCGCCGTCTTCAAGTGCGGTAACAACCTGTCGAACAACTGA